The Candidatus Rokuibacteriota bacterium genome includes a region encoding these proteins:
- a CDS encoding thermonuclease family protein, translated as MRGRVVWVVDGDTIHVQVGQRLEKVRYIGVNAPEIPHPQARGWREGGARAREVNQRLVAGRDVRLELDTVRRDGYGRLLAYVWVEQAKKRVIANAEMVRLGYAQVMTIPPNVKYQRRFLNLQREAREARRGLWGRG; from the coding sequence ATGAGGGGCCGCGTGGTCTGGGTCGTGGACGGGGATACGATCCACGTGCAAGTCGGCCAGCGGCTCGAGAAGGTGCGCTACATCGGCGTCAACGCCCCGGAGATCCCGCATCCTCAAGCCCGCGGCTGGCGCGAGGGAGGCGCCCGGGCCCGCGAGGTCAATCAGCGGCTCGTGGCCGGGCGGGACGTGCGCCTGGAGCTTGATACGGTCCGCCGTGATGGATATGGGCGCCTCCTCGCCTACGTGTGGGTCGAGCAGGCGAAGAAGCGTGTGATCGCGAACGCGGAGATGGTCCGCCTGGGCTACGCCCAGGTCATGACGATCCCGCCGAACGTGAAGTACCAGCGGCGCTTCCTGAATCTCCAGCGCGAGGCCCGGGAGGCGCGGCGCGGGCTCTGGGGCCGAGGATGA